The DNA region TGCTTCCTGAAGGAAGTACGACTTTCCTGTGCCCGCAAAGCAAACCTATGGGAGGATTTGCCCGCACTTCGCCCAGTTACGAGACTCCTTATAAAGCAGATGACTCCATGGGCAAAAATGGATGGGGTGAAGGTTATACTTTTCCTTGCCTGTTCCGTAATGGTGATAAGGGATGGATACTTATTTCGGAAACGGGTGTAGATAGCAAATATTGTGGAAGTCGTTTACTGGGACATGAAAATGGCTTGTATACAATCGGTTTTCCTCAAGAGGGTGAAATGAATGGAAATGGTACAACTGCACCCGGACTTGCCCTGCCAGGAGAAACGCCTTGGAGAACGATCACTTTGGGTGAAACTTTAGCTCCGATTGTTGAAACAACAGTTTCCTTTGATGTTGTAAAGCCACTGTATGCAGCATCCGGAAAATATGAATACGGCAGAGGTTCCTGGAGTTGGATTATCGGTATGGATGGAAGTACGAAGTATGAAGAGCAGTTGCGCTACATTGATTTCTCTGCGGCAATGGGGTATCAGTCTGTATTGGTAGATGCATTGTGGGATACGCAGATTGGATATGATAAGATTGAGAAGTTGGCTAAATATGGAGCGCAGAAAGGGGTAGGTCTCTATCTGTGGTATAATTCTAATGGATATTGGAATGATGCCCCACAATCACCGCGTGGTATCATGGACAATGCGATAGCCCGACGCAAGGAGATGAAATGGATGCAAAGCATTGGAATACGCGGTATAAAGGTTGACTTCTTTGGTGGTGATAAGCAAGTTACCATGCAGCTGTATGAAGATATTCTTGCTGATGCCAATGAGTATGGGTTACTGGTGATTTTCCACGGGTGTACTTTGCCTCGCGGTTGGGAACGTATGTATCCTAACTTTGCGTCGAGTGAAGCCGTATTGGCCAGTGAGAACCTGCATTTCTCTCAGGGGAGTTGTGACAATGAGGCTTTCAATGCCTGTCTGCATCCATTTATTCGTAATACGGTGGGTAGCATGGACTTTGGCGGCAGTGCACTGAATAAATATTATAATTCGGATAATGCTCCGCGCGGCAGCCGGCGTATGACTTCTGATGTGTTTGCTTTGGCTACTGCGGTATTGTTCCAAAGTCCGGTACAACATTTTGCCTTGGCTCCGAACAATCTGACAGATGCTCCGGAATGGGCGATAGGCTTCATGAAAGAAGTCCCCACTACGTGGGATGAAGTACGTTTTATTGATGGCTATCCCGGTAAATATGTAGTTATGGCGCGCAGGCATGGAGATAAATGGTATATTGCAGGAGTTAATGCGCAGAAAGAGACCGTAAAGTTGAAGATTGCCTTACCGATGTTTATGCCTGGTGATCAAGTGAGGGTATTTACTGATAATGAAGAATTGCAAGGAAATGTAAAACAAATAAAGGTAAATAAGAAACAGGAATTACAATTGGCAATGCCTTGTAATGGTGGAATATTAATTGTAGAATAATCAAACTAAAAAAGCAATATGGATAAAATGAAATCTTTATTCTTTTCATCGCTATTGGTGGTGGTAAGTACTTCGGGATTGGCACAAAATCCAATCATTCAGACAAATTATACGGCTGATCCGGCTCCAATGGTATATAATGATAAAGTATATCTTTATACTACCCATGATGAGGATAATTCTACCTGGTTTACGATGAACGACTGGCGATTGTATACGACCAGTGATATGGTGAACTGGACGGATCATGGCGCTGTGTTATCATATACTGATTTTAGTTGGGCAAAAGGGGATGCATGGGCTCCGCAATGCATTGAGAGAGATGGTAAGTTTTATATGTATGTACCCATGATTTCGAATATAAACAATAGAGGTGCAATTGGCGTGGCGGTAGCTGACAGTCCTTACGGCCCTTTCTATGATCCGCTTGGGAAACCACTGGTTCAGAGTGAATGGGGAGACATTGATCCGACTGTTTTTATTGATGATGACGGACAGGCTTATTTATATTGGGGAAACCCTAATCTGTATTATGTGAAGTTGAATGAAGATATGATTTCTTATAGTGGGGATATTGTACGTGTACCTTTGGTAGCAGAATCGTTTGGTAAACGCGAAGGAGATGCCCAGAGAGCCACTCTGTATGAAGAAGGTCCCTGGCTTTATAAGCGGGATAAGAAGTATTATTTATTCTGGCCGGGAGGTCCGCTGCCCGAGCATATCGGATATTCAACCAGCGATACTCCTACAGGCCCGTGGAAATACGGTGGAGTAGTGATGCCTGCCGGTGGCGGAGCGTTTACCATCCATCCGGGAGTTATTGATTTCAAGGGTAAAACTTACTTTTTCTATCATAACGGACAGTTACCCGGAGGCGGTGGATTCAACCGTTCGGTATGTGTTGAAGAACTTAAATTCAACAAAGATGGTTCTATTCCTCAACTGAAGATGACAGAGGGTATTACAAAAGGGATTACGACACTGAATCCGTATGTAAAAACGGAAGCGGAGACTATCGCTTTTTCCGAAGGGTTCAAATCTTTCAAGAACAATCAGGTGGGTGTTTTTGTGACGGCAATGAAGGACGGCAGCTATATCAGGGTTCGTGACGTGGACTTTGGAACAAACGGTGCAACGAAGTTCACTGCCAGACTCGGTACGACACACAATGACCCCGTGCGGCTTGAAGTGCGTCTGGGTGGTGTGGACGGAGAATTGGTGGGAACCATTAAAGTGCCCCGCACAGGTGGCAGTGACCGTTGGGATTTACGAACCATCGATATCTCGAAAGTGACCGGAGTACATGATCTTTATTTTGTGGTAAAAGGAAGGCCTGCTACCAATCTTATGTATTTTGATTATTGGATGTTCTCTAAATAACTTGTACTAAATACTATGAGGAATAAAAGAAAGTATATCAGAACAACAGGAATCATCCTGTTGTTCTGTGTTGCTTTGTTGAATACGGCATGTGCTTCAAAGCAAAAAGAGAAAGTCGTTCTTGAACTGAAACAGGGATTACTTTCGCTGATACCATTAAATCAGAATGCTGTCCGGGTACAGTTTTCCCAACCGGGTTCGGCGCCTATGGAAGAGCTTATCTATACAGAAAAACTTCCTGTTCCTGAATATGAAGTTACAGAAGATAAGCAATCGCTGGTTTTATCTCTGGATGGAATTTCTGTGGAATTCGACAAAGGTACGGAAGTCTTGACTTTTAAAGATGCGAATAAGCGTATCATTCTCCAAGAGAAAGTTGGCGGGCGTTTCATGAAGGTTTCTTCTGTACAGAATGAGCCTACCTATCAGGTGGAACAGCGTTTTGTTTCTCCGAAAGATGAATACATATATGGTACAGGGCAGTTTCAGGACGGTTATCTGAATATCCGGGGATTGACACGGCGTTTGACGCAGGTGAATACGCAGATTTCTATTCCTTTTATTCTTTCAAGTAAAGGCTATGGGCTGCTGTGGAACAACTATGGATTGACGGATTTCAATCCGGCAGATAAATCTGTCGAGTTGACTCCTGCCAATGCTAGTGGAGAGGCTGTTACGGTAAATACCACCGGTACGAGTGGAAATGTAAGGGAAACCAGACAAACCTATTCGTTTACAGCTTCGGTGGAAGTACCTCGTTCCGGTAGTTATTCTTTGTTGTTGGATGTGGGACAGCGAATGGCACGGAAGTATTATCTGGCTATCGATGGACAAAAGATTGTGGATGTCAATAATTTATGGTTGCCTCCCACTACTTCTGCCATTGTGGAGCTGACAGCCGGCAAGCACGATATAGAAGTGCAAGGTGAGCGCAATGATAAGCCTGTGTTGTATTGGCGTCCTGTTTCGGAAGAGACTGTATTTCGTTCTCCGGTTGCCCAAATGTTGGATTATACGGTTTTTGCCGGTAACGGAGATGAAGTAATCGCCAGCTATCGGGAACTAACCGGACCTGCCCCCATGATGCCTTTGTGGAGTCTGGGATATATACATTGCCGGGAGCGTTATAATACTCAGGCGGAATTGCTGGAGAATGCCCGTGAATTCCGGGAACGGAAATTGCCTATCGATATGATTGTACAGGACTGGCAATATTGGGGAAAATATGGCTGGAATGCCATGAAGTTTGATGAAGACAGATATCCTGATCCGGGAAGTATGTTGAAGGAACTCCATGAGATGGATATGCGTTTGATGATTTCTGTATGGTCTAAAATTGATGCTCAGTCCGAAGTGGGGAAACAAGCCAAGGAAAAGGGATATTACATACCGGGCAGTGATTGGATTGACTTTTTCAATCCGGATGCGGTGGCTTTCTATTGGCAGAATTTCCGTACCGGATTATTGAAATATGGTATTGATGCCTGGTGGCAGGATGCCACCGAACCGGAGAATGATGATTTGCAGAACCGCCGCATCAATCGTGAACAAACTCCGGGAGAGGTTTACCGGAATGTATATCCGATGTATGTCAGCAAGACAATCTATGAAGGTTTACGTCAGGATGATCCTGACAGGCGAGCTATGATTTTTACTCGCAGTGGATTTTCAGGAATGCAACGTTATGCAGCCGCCACGTGGTCGGGAGACGTAGGACATGACTGGGAAACCTTACGCCGGCAAATCGTAGGGGGATTGGGGCAGATGGCGACAGGGCTGCCTTGGTGGACTTATGATGCAGGCGGGTTCTTCCGTCCGGGCGACCAATATACAAATACCGGATACCATGAACAGTTGATCCGCTGGATACAGGCAGGAACATTTTTCCCATTGATGCGTGTGCATGGCTATATGAGTAATACCGAGCCGTGGCGATATGGAGAAAAGGTGGAACATATCATTGCCCGGTATCTGGATTTACGTTATAGGCTTCTTCCTTATATCTATTCACAAAATGCTGCGGTTTCATTCAAAGGTTCTACTTTGATGCGTCCGTTGGTGATGGACTTCCCTGAAGACCGTTTTGCACTGGAACAAAACTATCAGTTCATGTTCGGACCTTCTATACTGGTGGCTCCGGTGGTAGAAAGCGGCGTTAACCGGATGAAGGTTTATCTTCCGGAATGTCAGGCCGGCTGGGTAGATTTCTGGAATGGTACACCTCATAAGGGAGGCATATTTACAGATGTAAATGTGGATCTTATGAAGACTCCTTTGTTTGTGAAAGCGGGTTCCATTTTGCCGTTAGGACCTCAGAAACAGTATGCATCGGAGGAGACGGAACAACCGTGGGAAATCCGTATTTATCCGGGGGCTGATGGCTCTTATTCTGTTTATGAAGACGAAGGAATCAATTACAATTATGAGAAAGGCCGGTTCAGCACGTTTAACCTGAAGTGGAGTGATTCGGATAAGACCCTTACTATCAGTGACAGAAAAGGTTCGTTCGCGGGAATGAAGGAAAGAATGGACTTCAATATTGTAATTGTAACGCCGGAGTCAGGCACTGGAATTTATCAGTCAAAAGTAAATAAGAGCGTTATCTATGAGGGAAAATCAATCGTGATATCACTATAGCGCTTACTTGAAACAATGATTTGAATTTTAAAAAGACATGAAGAATAATATGAAACCGCTATTGACCCTTGTAGGATTTGCAATAGCCTCTATAATTACAGGATGTGGTCAGCCCCATACTGTATGGCTTGATGATTTGGATCTGACAGCTATGACTCAAGGTCATGGAGTAGCTATGAAAAATAAATCGGTTGACGGTAAAACCCTGACAATCGGAGGACAAACGTTTGAACGTGGAGTGGGTACTCATTCTGTCAGCGAGATAGCAATTCAATTGGATGGCAAAGCCGTATCATTTACGGCTCAGGTAGGACTGGATGATGAGATCATCGAGCATAAGACATCCGCCGAATTTGTTGTAATAGGAGATGGAGCCAGGCTTTGGTCCAGTGGGATTGTAAAGGCGGGAGATGCGCCTAAATCATGTTCGGTTTCACTGGATGGAGTCAAAAGGCTTGAGCTGATAGTTGCTGACGGTGGTGACGGGCCTTACTATGACCATGCTGACTGGGCGGATGCAAAGATAATATCAAAAGGGAAGAAGAGTTTTCCTACACTTAAATTCATTGCTACGGAACCTTATATACTGACTCCACCGGCTCCCGCAACGCCAAGAATTAATGGGGCCTCTGTGTTTGGAGTGCGTCCCGGTTCGCCATTCCAATATCAGGTAGCGGCCACAGGCGATCGTCCGATGGCATTTGTAGCGGAGGGATTACCGGCAGGACTGGAGATTCACCCGGAAACGGGTCTGATTACGGGTAAGCTAACCAAGGCCGGTACATTTGAAGTGGTTTTACAGGCGAAAAATGTGAAAGGAACGGCAGAAAGAAAACTTCGTATTGAGTGTGGTGACAGAATTGCGCTTACCCCGCCGATGGGATGGAACAGTTGGAACTGTTTCGGACACGAAGTCTCGGCTGAGAAAGTGAAACAAGCGGCAAGAGCTATGGTTGAAAGTGGTTTAGTGAATTATGGCTGGACCTATATCAATATAGATGATTCATGGCAACATCACAGAGATCCCAACGACCGGACCAGAGGTGGACGGTTGCGTGACGATCAGGGTAATATCATACCTAATGCCCAATTTCCTGATATGAAAGGGTTAACGGACTACATACATTCACTTGGACTGAAAGTGGGGATTTATTCTTCACCCGGTCCGTGGACTTGCGGAGGTTGCGTAGGCAGTTATGGTTATGAAAAGCAAGATGCCGATATGTATGGCAAATGGGGGCTTGATTATTTGAAATATGACTGGTGCAGTTACGGGGGAGTTCTTGACCGTGATTTAGATAAGGATCCTTACAGCGTGTCTTCCTTGGCGTTTCAAGGGGGAGGGGATTCAATTGCCGGTAGAAAGCCATTTAAGATTATGGGGGACTATTTGCGTCAGCAGCCCAGAGACATTGTTTATAACCTGTGTCAGTATGGTATGGGGGATGTCTGGAAATGGGGAGATGCCGTTGGAGGCCAGTGCTGGCGTACGACTAACGATATCACCGATACTTGGGAAAGTGTGAAAGGTATCGCTCTTTCTCAGGACCGTGCAGCTGCATGGGCGAAACCCGGTAACTGGAATGATCCGGACATGCTGGTTTTAGGTGTTGTAGGTTGGGGAAATCCTCACCAAACCAAGCTCAAACCTGATGAACAGTATCTCCATTTCAGTCTTTGGAGTTTATTCTCCGCACCGCTTCTGATAGGTTGCGATTTGGAGAAAATGGATGATTTTACTCTGAGTCTGTTGACTAACAATGAGGTGATAGCTGTTAATCAGGATCCTTTGGGTAAACAAGCCACATGTGTGTATTCAATAGGGGAATTACGTATTTATGTGAAAGAACTTGAAGATGGCAGTAAGGCGGTTGGTTTCTGTAATTTCGACCGGGAAAAGGCTGATATCTCTTTCCGTGATTTTGATAAACTGAGTATTACGGGTAAACAAACTGTGCGTGACCTTTGGAGACAAAAGGATATAAGAACCTTGGATACAGGACGGAAGCCATTGTCTCTCAATGTTCCGGCTCATGGGGTACTTCTTTATAAATTTACACCGGTTCAATGAAATATAAAAAAATAGAATTACTTACTTAATTGTTTTTATCATGAGAAACACTCTTTTTATTGTTAGTTTATATCTGATTTTATCTGCCTGTGGTGAGAAAAGTAATGAAGTGAAGTTTATTTCGGAAGGTAATCCGATAGTGACGGATAAGTTTACCGCTGACCCGGCACCCATGGTACATAATGGGAGGCTGTACCTCTACGTGGGTCATGATGAGGCTGAAGAAGGACAGGATTTTAACATAACCGAATGGTTGTGTTATTCAACAAAAGATATGAAAACATGGACTGATCATGGAAGTGTGCTGAAGCCTACGGATTTCTCATGGGGAGTTGGAGAAGCATGGGCTTCCCAAGTTGTAGAGAAAGATGGGAAATTCTATTATTATACAACGGTACAGGCGGGTGCGCCATATAATAGTAAGGTGGTAGGAGTTGCAGTATCGGACAGTCCGACGGGACCTTTCATCGATGCTCGGGGTACACCGCTTATTACAGATGATATGACTCCTAACGGTCCTCGTGGATGGTGGAACGATATCGATCCGACCGTTTTTGTGGATGATGACGGCACACCATGGATGAGCTGGGGTAACGGTACCTGCTTCTTGGTGAAACTTAAACCCAATATGATAGAACTGGACGGAAATATAGAGATTCTTAAAATGCCGAAATTTGTGGAAGGGCCATGGATTCATAAGCGTGAAAATCTTTACTATCTGACGTATGCATCGATGGGGAAGGGGCGTGAAACAATCAGCTATGCCACGGCGCCCAGCATGGAAGGTCCATGGACCTATCGTGGAGTCTTGACAGGAATGGCAGAAAATAGCTTTACCATACATCCGGGAATCATTGAATTCAAGGGACAAAACTATCTGTTCTATCATAATGCAATACTTACCATAGATGGTAAATCCGGTGCCACAGGGCGCCGAAGCGTGTGCGTTGACTATCTTTATTATCTACCCGACGGACGTATGGCGTATGTTGAGCAGACCAAAGAAGGTATTACTGTGAAGCCGAAGACTGCCGCCGAAGTAGCTGAGATTGTAAATCCATACACTGACGAAAAAGAAGTTGTGGTAGAAAAAGAAGTAATAGCGGATTGAATGTAAATTGAGCAAGTAATATTATATATCATGAACAAGAGACTAACTTTATTTCTCATTACCCTTTTAACAGTTTGTGGGGTACAATCGCAGAACAATAATCAAAATCGGAACGCTGATTTCCATAAATGGGCAGAAACACCGCCTATGGGTTGGAATAGTTGGGATTGCTTTGGAGCTAATGTTACTGAGGCGGAAGTAAAAGCCAATGCCGATTATATGGCGGAGCACCTGAAAGACTACGGATGGGAGTATATTGTTGTGGATATCCGTTGGTTTGTGGAAAATCAGACTACCGGTTACTATAACTTCAAAGATCCTAAATATGTGCTCGATGAATACGGCCGTTATATGCCTGCCGTGAACCGTTTTCCATCAGCTGGCAACGGAAATGGATTTAAGCCTCTTGCTGACTATGTCCACAGTAAAGGATTGAAGTTCGGTATCCATCTGATGCGCGGTGTACCCACACTTGCCGTAGAGAAGAAATTGCCAGTGAAAGATGCCGGCGGAGTAACGGCTGCCGATATTTATTCTACCGACTGGAAATGTCCTTGGTTGGGAGATAACTACACGATTGTAGCCGGCAGACCGGGAGCACAGGAATATTATAATTCAATTTTCGACCTGTATGCTTCATGGGGAGTGGATTTTGTTAAGATTGATGATCTTTCCCGTCCTTATCATCAGGCGGAAATAGAGATGATACGGAAGGCGATTGACCGTACCGGACGGCCGATTGTATTGAGCATGTCACCGGGAGAAACCGATGTGAACAAGGCGGATCACGCTGTAGGGCATGCTAATATGTGGCGTACGGTAGATGATTTCTGGGACAATTGGCCGCATCTTTACCATCAGTTTGAAGTATGTCCCAAATGGGCGCCTTATATAGGTCGTGGCGCATGGCCCGATGCCGATATGTTGCCGCTGGGACATATTGATCTTCGAGGTAATGCCCGTATGAGCAAGTTTACGCGGGATGAACAATATATGGTTATGACGTTGTTTGCTATGTTTAAGTCGCCGCTGATGTTCGGCGGGCACTTGCCTGATAATGATAAATTCACCAATTCGCTGATAACGAATGAAGAAGTGCTCTATGTACATCGGAACTCTGTAAACAACAAGCAATGGTATAATAAAGATGGCATTATAGCCTGGACAGCTGATGATCCCCGAAATGGAGATAGATATCTGGCACTGTTCTATGTAGATCAGAAAGAACCCCGGGAGTCACATCCTGCCAACCGGAAAGTGACTGTAGACCTGAAAGAATTAGGATTTGACGGAGCTGCCAAAGTACGTGATATCTGGAGGAATCAGGATCTTGGTAACTTCTCGGGAACGGAGTTCTCACCTGTCATCAATTATCACGGTGCAGGTTTATATAGGATCTCGAAAAAGTTGAAAGTACAGACTAACAATCCGATCATTCAGACTAAATATACAGCTGATCCGGCACCAATGGTGCACAATGATACTGTATTCCTTTATTCAAGCCATGACGATGACAATGCGAAAGGCTTTGTCATGCGCGAATGGCTGCTTTATACTTCGACTGATATGGTGAATTGGACAGATCACGGAGTGGTTGCCTCGCTGAAAGACTTCAAATGGGTTCCTTATGACAATGGTGCCTGGGCACCGCAGTGTATTGAACGCAACGGGAAATTCTATATGTATTGTCCGATGCCCGGTGGGATAGGCATCGGAGTGCTGGTTGCCGATAGTCCTTATGGACCGTTTATAGATCCCATTGGAAAGCCATTAGTGAAAAACAGTTATGCTGATATAGATCCTACGGTGCTGATTGATGATGATGGGCAGGCTTATATGTATTGGGGAAATCCGGATTTATACTATGTGAAGTTGAATGAAGATATGATTTCCTGTGACGGTGAAGTAGTGCACGAGCGGATGACACATGAGGCTTTTGGCGAACGGAAGGGGAATCAGAAACGCCCCACTTTATATGAGGAAGGGCCGTGGGCTTACAAGAGAAAGAATAAGTATTACATGGCGTTCGCATCCACCTGCTGTCCCGAAGGCATGGGATATTCGATGAGTGACTCTCCGACCGGTCCCTGGGTATATAAAGGTATGATTATGGAAGGTGACAGAAGATCAAATGGCAATCATCCGGGCATTATCGACTATAAAGGGAATACGTATGTCTTTGGCTTCAATTATGATATCCATTTTTCCAAGATTTCCCAGCACTATGAGCGACGCTCTATTTGTGTAGAGAAACTGACCTTTAATCCGGATGGCACAATTCAGCAACTTCCGTTCTGGACGGCAAAAGGCGTAGATCCGGTGGGTAAGCTGAATCCTTACCGTCGCGTTGAAGCTGAGACAATAGCTTGGAGTGAGGGCTTGAAGACAGAAAAGAGTGAGGCAGGTATGTATGTTACGGCTATCCACGACGGGGATTATATCCGTGTGCGCAATGTCGATTTCAAGAAAGGGGCGAAGTCATTTGAAGCAGTTGCTGCATCGTCTTCTTCCGGTGGGCAAATAGAAATTCGTTTGGATAACAAAGAAGGTACGCTGATTGGTACCTGCGTTATTGGCAATACAGGTGGTCCGGAAAGTTGGAAGACTTTCCAGGCTCAGGTTGATAAAGTAAAAGGCGTGCACGATGTTTACTTCATCTTTAGAGGCGGCGAAGATGAGCTATTTAACTTCGACTGTTGGAAGTTTATCAGATAGCGGACAGTTAAGGCTTTAGTTCATTATTGCTTGAATAGATTGTATCGGAAATAGATGTTATCTATGTCTGTATAGATAAATCCGATGAATAAAAAATGTGTAAACATCAAACAAAATCCTTATTTTTGTGTTGTTAAATAAGAATGACTAACGACAATTGATACGTAATTACTAACTAAATAAGAAAAAGAACTATGGCTAAAAGTGTTAAGGGAACTCAGACAGAAAAGAATCTGCTGACCTCATTTGCAGGAGAATCACAAGCAAGAATGCGTTACACTTATTTTGCAAGTGTAGCTAAGAAGGAAGGTTACGAACAAATTGCTGCTATCTTTACTGAAACGGCTGATCAGGAGAAAGAACACGCTAAACGTATGTTCAAGTATCTGGAAGGTGGTATGGTAGAAATTACAGCAAGCTATCCTGCCGGTGTTATCAGCACTACACTGGATAACCTGAAAGAAGCTGCTGCCGGTGAACACGAAGAATGGTCTTTGGACTATCCTCACTTTGCTGACGTAGCGGAAAAAGAAGGTTTCTATGAAATCGCTGCTATGTACCGTAACATTTCAATAGCCGAAAAGGGGCATGAAGAAAGATACCTGGCTTTCGTAAACAATATCGAGAATGCTACAGTATTCGCTAAAGAAGGTGAAGTAGTATGGCAATGCCGTAATTGCGGTTTCATCTTCACAGGTAAAGAAGCTCCTGAAGTTTGCCCGGCATGTTTGCATCCGCAGGCTTACTTTGAAGTGAAAAAAGAAAACTATTAAGAAATTCTTATTTCTATGATAAAGAACGCCCGGGTGTTTCGCTTGAAGAAACATCCGGGCGTTCGGCATTAATAAAGGAGTTATCCTATTTCTTTGCGTGCGGATAGTCAATCGTATAGTGTAACCCCCGGCTTTCTTTGCGCTCTATTGCCTGACGTGTAATCAGATATCCTACATTAATCATATTACGCAGTTCGCAAATTTCCCTGGATGCCTTGCTACGTTTAAAGAGGTCTTCCGTTTCCTCATATATCATATCCAAACGTACCCAGGCACGTTTCAGACGCAAGTCACTTCGTACGATACCTACATAGGCTCCCATAATCTGGTTCACTTCTTTCATGCTTTGAGTAATAAGCACCATCTCTTCGTTGGTCACTGTTCCTTCGGCATTCCATTCCGGTATTTCGTGGTTGAACTCATAGCGGTCGAGCACGCTCAACGCATGTTTGGCAGCGGCATCGGCATAGACAACCGCTTCAATCAAAGAGTTGGAAGCTAAACGATTGCCTCCGTGAAGACCTGTGCAAGAACATTCTCCTACGGCATACAGGCGATTGATGGAAGATTCTCCGTTCAGGTTTACCTTGATGCCACCACAGAGGTAGTGTGCGGCAGGAGCTACCGGGATATAGTCTTTGGTGATATCGATACCTAAGCTGAGGCACTTTTCGTAGATATTCGGGAAGTGCTTCTTGGTTTCTTCCGGATCTTTGTGCGTAACGTCCAGATATACATGGTCGTCACCGCGTTGCTTCATTTCGCTGTCGATGGCACGTGCCACGATATCACGCGGAGCAAGAGAAAGACGCGGATCATATTTCTGCATAAACTCTTCACCACCCATATTACGCAATACAGCACCATATCCGCGCATCGCTTCCGT from Bacteroides sp. MSB163 includes:
- a CDS encoding glycoside hydrolase family 97 protein, encoding MKHYFLVIAALLICSAIKAEEKEITSPDGKILVTISDKNGQPSYSISYNGIPFINPSPLGLITNVGDFSREMSLGQNVRSNKIDETYTLPNIKQSNVHYVATEAVCQFSQQGKAIYDVIFRVSDRDVAFRYKMYPQKNTLSCVVKEEVTGFVLPEGSTTFLCPQSKPMGGFARTSPSYETPYKADDSMGKNGWGEGYTFPCLFRNGDKGWILISETGVDSKYCGSRLLGHENGLYTIGFPQEGEMNGNGTTAPGLALPGETPWRTITLGETLAPIVETTVSFDVVKPLYAASGKYEYGRGSWSWIIGMDGSTKYEEQLRYIDFSAAMGYQSVLVDALWDTQIGYDKIEKLAKYGAQKGVGLYLWYNSNGYWNDAPQSPRGIMDNAIARRKEMKWMQSIGIRGIKVDFFGGDKQVTMQLYEDILADANEYGLLVIFHGCTLPRGWERMYPNFASSEAVLASENLHFSQGSCDNEAFNACLHPFIRNTVGSMDFGGSALNKYYNSDNAPRGSRRMTSDVFALATAVLFQSPVQHFALAPNNLTDAPEWAIGFMKEVPTTWDEVRFIDGYPGKYVVMARRHGDKWYIAGVNAQKETVKLKIALPMFMPGDQVRVFTDNEELQGNVKQIKVNKKQELQLAMPCNGGILIVE
- a CDS encoding NPCBM/NEW2 domain-containing protein, with the protein product MKNNMKPLLTLVGFAIASIITGCGQPHTVWLDDLDLTAMTQGHGVAMKNKSVDGKTLTIGGQTFERGVGTHSVSEIAIQLDGKAVSFTAQVGLDDEIIEHKTSAEFVVIGDGARLWSSGIVKAGDAPKSCSVSLDGVKRLELIVADGGDGPYYDHADWADAKIISKGKKSFPTLKFIATEPYILTPPAPATPRINGASVFGVRPGSPFQYQVAATGDRPMAFVAEGLPAGLEIHPETGLITGKLTKAGTFEVVLQAKNVKGTAERKLRIECGDRIALTPPMGWNSWNCFGHEVSAEKVKQAARAMVESGLVNYGWTYINIDDSWQHHRDPNDRTRGGRLRDDQGNIIPNAQFPDMKGLTDYIHSLGLKVGIYSSPGPWTCGGCVGSYGYEKQDADMYGKWGLDYLKYDWCSYGGVLDRDLDKDPYSVSSLAFQGGGDSIAGRKPFKIMGDYLRQQPRDIVYNLCQYGMGDVWKWGDAVGGQCWRTTNDITDTWESVKGIALSQDRAAAWAKPGNWNDPDMLVLGVVGWGNPHQTKLKPDEQYLHFSLWSLFSAPLLIGCDLEKMDDFTLSLLTNNEVIAVNQDPLGKQATCVYSIGELRIYVKELEDGSKAVGFCNFDREKADISFRDFDKLSITGKQTVRDLWRQKDIRTLDTGRKPLSLNVPAHGVLLYKFTPVQ
- a CDS encoding glycoside hydrolase family 43 protein produces the protein MDKMKSLFFSSLLVVVSTSGLAQNPIIQTNYTADPAPMVYNDKVYLYTTHDEDNSTWFTMNDWRLYTTSDMVNWTDHGAVLSYTDFSWAKGDAWAPQCIERDGKFYMYVPMISNINNRGAIGVAVADSPYGPFYDPLGKPLVQSEWGDIDPTVFIDDDGQAYLYWGNPNLYYVKLNEDMISYSGDIVRVPLVAESFGKREGDAQRATLYEEGPWLYKRDKKYYLFWPGGPLPEHIGYSTSDTPTGPWKYGGVVMPAGGGAFTIHPGVIDFKGKTYFFYHNGQLPGGGGFNRSVCVEELKFNKDGSIPQLKMTEGITKGITTLNPYVKTEAETIAFSEGFKSFKNNQVGVFVTAMKDGSYIRVRDVDFGTNGATKFTARLGTTHNDPVRLEVRLGGVDGELVGTIKVPRTGGSDRWDLRTIDISKVTGVHDLYFVVKGRPATNLMYFDYWMFSK
- a CDS encoding glycoside hydrolase family 31 protein encodes the protein MRNKRKYIRTTGIILLFCVALLNTACASKQKEKVVLELKQGLLSLIPLNQNAVRVQFSQPGSAPMEELIYTEKLPVPEYEVTEDKQSLVLSLDGISVEFDKGTEVLTFKDANKRIILQEKVGGRFMKVSSVQNEPTYQVEQRFVSPKDEYIYGTGQFQDGYLNIRGLTRRLTQVNTQISIPFILSSKGYGLLWNNYGLTDFNPADKSVELTPANASGEAVTVNTTGTSGNVRETRQTYSFTASVEVPRSGSYSLLLDVGQRMARKYYLAIDGQKIVDVNNLWLPPTTSAIVELTAGKHDIEVQGERNDKPVLYWRPVSEETVFRSPVAQMLDYTVFAGNGDEVIASYRELTGPAPMMPLWSLGYIHCRERYNTQAELLENAREFRERKLPIDMIVQDWQYWGKYGWNAMKFDEDRYPDPGSMLKELHEMDMRLMISVWSKIDAQSEVGKQAKEKGYYIPGSDWIDFFNPDAVAFYWQNFRTGLLKYGIDAWWQDATEPENDDLQNRRINREQTPGEVYRNVYPMYVSKTIYEGLRQDDPDRRAMIFTRSGFSGMQRYAAATWSGDVGHDWETLRRQIVGGLGQMATGLPWWTYDAGGFFRPGDQYTNTGYHEQLIRWIQAGTFFPLMRVHGYMSNTEPWRYGEKVEHIIARYLDLRYRLLPYIYSQNAAVSFKGSTLMRPLVMDFPEDRFALEQNYQFMFGPSILVAPVVESGVNRMKVYLPECQAGWVDFWNGTPHKGGIFTDVNVDLMKTPLFVKAGSILPLGPQKQYASEETEQPWEIRIYPGADGSYSVYEDEGINYNYEKGRFSTFNLKWSDSDKTLTISDRKGSFAGMKERMDFNIVIVTPESGTGIYQSKVNKSVIYEGKSIVISL